The Miltoncostaea oceani genome includes a region encoding these proteins:
- a CDS encoding S8 family serine peptidase, with amino-acid sequence MRPGPIAMLAGIVALAVAGGAGVQGAGTAAEAGVEPAPPPAYCRVRPAPAWPAFTAGGAAPDLTAFQDYRAGLGMGAADRGAGVTIADIEYEWRAGHVELAPRALAPGDRSGLPSEYRAAEHGTAVLGVLGASEDGRGVTGLVPDATLVPVSPRISPYQPWQEVTAAAATLGPGDVILIELQAGLNAGGAPFAPIEVYPEMRAAIRAAVDKGIVVVEPAGNGGGDIARLGELATPAATWLAGPSAPGHSGALIVAGGGAGTDETGTGDRRRVPGSNHGARVDLQGYGAGVVTAGYGDAPWSPVGDAGYTACFDGTSSAAATVAGAVAALQSAEIARDGTPLTPQRVRDLLVATGVPQADLADGWIGPRPSVSAAVAALGDEAVPPPRRPRSPRRRRRVAARPSRPRPRCPPAAPPCRRRRPSPRRPSRPPPHARCARPSTAARGR; translated from the coding sequence GTGCGCCCGGGACCCATCGCCATGCTCGCCGGCATCGTCGCCCTCGCGGTCGCCGGGGGCGCCGGCGTGCAGGGCGCCGGGACGGCGGCCGAGGCGGGTGTCGAGCCGGCGCCGCCGCCCGCGTACTGCCGGGTGCGGCCGGCGCCGGCGTGGCCCGCGTTCACGGCGGGGGGCGCCGCCCCCGACCTGACGGCGTTCCAGGACTACCGCGCGGGCCTCGGCATGGGCGCCGCCGACCGCGGCGCCGGCGTCACGATCGCCGACATCGAGTACGAGTGGCGCGCGGGGCACGTGGAGCTCGCCCCCCGGGCGCTGGCGCCGGGCGATCGGAGCGGCCTGCCCTCCGAGTACCGCGCCGCCGAGCACGGCACCGCGGTCCTCGGCGTCCTCGGCGCGTCGGAGGACGGCCGCGGCGTGACCGGCCTCGTCCCCGACGCGACCCTGGTGCCCGTCTCGCCGCGCATCAGCCCGTACCAGCCGTGGCAGGAGGTCACGGCCGCGGCGGCGACGCTCGGTCCCGGCGACGTCATCCTCATCGAGCTGCAGGCGGGCCTGAACGCCGGCGGCGCCCCGTTCGCGCCGATCGAGGTCTACCCGGAGATGCGCGCCGCGATCCGCGCCGCGGTGGACAAGGGCATCGTCGTCGTCGAGCCCGCCGGCAACGGCGGCGGCGACATCGCCCGGCTCGGCGAGCTCGCCACCCCCGCCGCCACCTGGCTCGCGGGGCCGTCGGCGCCCGGCCACTCCGGCGCCCTGATCGTGGCGGGCGGCGGGGCCGGCACCGACGAGACCGGCACCGGCGACCGCCGCCGCGTGCCGGGGTCGAACCACGGCGCCCGCGTGGACCTGCAGGGCTACGGCGCGGGCGTGGTCACCGCGGGCTACGGCGACGCGCCGTGGAGCCCCGTCGGCGACGCCGGGTACACCGCCTGCTTCGACGGCACGTCCAGCGCCGCCGCCACCGTCGCCGGCGCCGTCGCGGCCCTGCAGTCGGCGGAGATCGCGCGCGACGGCACCCCCCTCACCCCGCAGCGGGTGCGGGACCTGCTGGTGGCGACCGGCGTCCCCCAGGCCGACCTCGCCGACGGGTGGATCGGGCCGCGGCCCTCGGTGTCGGCGGCCGTCGCCGCGCTCGGCGACGAGGCGGTGCCGCCCCCCCGCCGACCGCGATCACCCCGCCGCCGGCGGCGGGTGGCGGCACGCCCGTCCCGGCCGCGCCCCCGGTGCCCTCCGGCGGCGCCGCCCTGCCGGCGGCGCCGGCCGTCTCCGCGACGTCCGTCGCGACCCCCGCCGCACGCACGCTGCGCGCGTCCCTCGACCGCCGCACGCGGACGCTGA